The nucleotide window GTGTCGAAGCCAACATTGCTAAATCGAAAGGGGACTTTTCAAATGGCGAATAAACTCAACAGTCTTGCGCACACAAAGTGGTTATGCAAGTACCATATCGTATTCACTCCAAAGTAATAGGAGAAAGATGATTTATAATCAATATCGACGTGACTTACAGGAGGATATTCGACTTTTATGCCAGTATAAAGGTGTCAAGATTTTGGAAGGTCATATGATGCCAGATCATGCTCATCTCCTGGTAAGTATCCCACCCAAGCTCAGTGTGTCGAGCTTTATGGGATATTTAAAGGGAAAAAGTGCGTTGATGATGTTTGACCAGCATGCAAATTTGAAATATAAATTTGGAAATCGACATTTCTGGTCAATCGGATACTACGTGAGCACGGTGGGCTTGAACGAAGCCACCATCAAAAAATATATTCGTGATCAAGAAAAAAGTGATCAGGCGGTGGATAGACTCAGCGTTCGGGAGTATGAAGACCCCTTCAAGGGTCAGGGTAAGTAATACAAACGCCGCTTAAAGCGGCAGCAAAAGTGGCAAACGCAATTTGGCTTTGACACACAAAAGCCAGCGCCTTGAGACGCTGGCCAGTATCCAGGGCTTATAGCCCTCGAGAAAACCACCCGTTCAACGGGTGGTTTTTATTTAGTCAGTCGCGTACTACACCAACATCAAACATGTTAGAGAGAAGGCATCCGCTCATGAGTTTGATTTACATTCGCCGCGCACAACCGACCGATATTCCCGCCATCATACCGATCATTGCACACGCCAAGGCCCAATTAAAGGCCAGTGGTAGTCCCCAGTGGCAGGACGGCTACCCCAACGAGTCAGCCATCGCAACCGACATTGATCACCAAAACGGTTGGGTCCTGTTGGTCGATGGTCAAATCGCCGGAACTGCCACGTTGATTATCGGTGACGATCCCAACTACCATCGAATTGACGGTGCGTGGGCCAACACCACGGACCCCTACGCTACGATTCACCGCATTGCCCTCGGTGCCGGCTTCACAGGCAAGCACCTCAGTCACTATTTCTTTTCCAATCTACTGACCATGGCCTACCAGGCCGGTGTCCGTAACTTTCGTGTCGACACCCACGCCATGAATCAACAAATGCAGGCGTTAGCAACTAGCCTGGGGTACCAGTACCGCGGTCTGGTCAACGCCAATGGTGTCCGCCGGGCGTATGAACTCAATTTAACGACGTCCGACTAACCGATACTCCAACGATAAAAATGGCCCCGCCACGTCACCAACCATTGGTGACGTGGCGGGGCCGTTTGCGGTCTCAATTATGATAAATATTCGTTTAAAGTGGCCTCACCCTGGCCATCGACCCGAAACTTGGTTAAGGGTCGACCGCTGTTTTGGTACACGATGCGTGAGCCCAGGAAACCAATCTCCGTGAGGAAGTCCACGTACTTTTTGGTCGACACCCGGGATAACCCCGTCTGATCCGCAACATCTTGATTGGAAAACTCAGCATCAAACTGGCGTAACGTCTGAACAATCCGCTTGAGTGACAGCTTGGCTAACCCCTTAGGCAAATCCCGGCTCGTTTCCGGTTGCACTGTTGCCGTCATTCCCTGAAACAGGCTATCCAGGTCCGTCTGAGAGACGGTATGCTTATCGTCGACCACTTGTAGCCGGGTAAACTTAGCCATCGCCTGTTCAAACCGGTCAAACGAAAACGGCTTGATCAAGAAATCTAAAACACCGTAGTTGACGGCTTCTTTCAGGGTCTGCTGATCGTTGGCCGCCGTCATCATGATGACCTGCGGATGTAGCTGACGCTTCAAAAGTTCCGCTAAGAACTCGGTTCCACTCACCTGTGGCAAGTACATATCCAGTAAGATCAGGGCATACTCGTCCAAGTCTGCTAGGTCTAAAGCCGCCACTGCGCTCTCACACTCGGTGACCGTGGCACTGGCCAACTGTGGAATGCGGTCCAAAAACTTGTGATTGATCAACCGGACCATGGGATCATCTTCAATTATTAATATCTTCATTTCAACGCTTCCTTGGTTTCAACTAGAACGGTCATAATGGTGCCGTAAGGTTGATTATCGGTAATGGCTAATTGCCCATGCAGCGCTGTCACAGCGGCATGAATAATTCCCATCCCATACCCGCGATGGGGACCTTTGGTGGAGAAGCCCTGCGTAAACATCTGTTGGCGCACGTCAGGCGCAATACCACTCCCAGTATCACTGACCACAATTTGCAGGCGCGACCCCGTCAGGACTAACTTCAGACTAATCAGGCTTTGGTCATCGGGTTGACGAATGGCCCCAATCGCGTTATCCAGCAGATTGGAAACGATCCGGAGTAATAGGACCTCAACCTTCCCGTCAAAGGTTACCTGAGGTACTGAGGCGTTCTCAGCTACCTTAAACGCAATCCCCTGCTCCTTAGCTTCCTTGCTCTTCCCCAGAATCAAGCCAATCATGGCCGGCCACTTAATCTTATCCGTGACGTAACCAATATCGTGATGATAATTATCGGTAATCTGACCCACAAACTCTAAGGCTCGTGGATATTCTTCTAGCTCCAGTAGCCCGTTGATCACCTGGAGTTGGTTCATAAATTCATGTGTCTGTCCCCGTAATGAGGAAACGTAGTGTTCGGTCCCAGCGAGCTTATCGATAAGCCCAGAGATTTCAGACATGTCTCGGATCAGACAAACCTGACCAATTTGTTTCCCCCGAACCAGCAGGTCATTGGTGGATAACAGCAGCTGCTTATCACGGAAAGAGGCCTCGATACCTCCCGTGGCAGCCTGGGTCACCGCTGCTCCAGTAAAAAGTGTCTCCCGCAAGTCTACCGGCAAGACCTGGTTCACAACCAGCTCTCGACCAAACAGGGTTTGGGCCGTGTGGTTGGCGGAGATGACCACGCCGTCGCGGTTAATGGCAATGACACCTTCGGGTAGCGAGTTATCAATCAAAGCCTGTTGCGCAGTCTGTTCGGAGATTTCGCTGGGTTCCATCCCTAGCAACAGATAACGCAGATACATGCCCAGCAAAACGGAAAGTATCAAACCAACTAGTAAACCCAGCAGGCCTCCAATAAGGATGGGCCGCGTCTTATGTTGCAATTGTTGATTCAAATTTTGCTGCGTAACCCCCACGCAGACGACCCCGATGATTTTACCGTGAGTTCTAACTGGGTAAAAGACCCGGTACTCAGGACCCAGCACACCGGGTTTGGTGGAATAGCGGGTCCGCCCTTGCAGGGCTGGTGCGGGGTCCGCCAGTGAACTAAAATGGTGACCCACGTCCTGACTGTGCGGATGGGACAGCCGAATCAGGTCATGGTTCATGACCACGATAAAATCCACGTCGTCCCGTCTGACCAACGGTTTAATGTAAGTCTGTAGATCAGCCGACGCCCCCGCATTGGATGCAGCAATAACGCGTTGAACTTCCGTCATCTTAGCAGTCGACTTGGCAATTTTGAGAATGCGGCTCTGAATGGCCTGTTTATTCTCCGTTACCGTATCCCGATGAATCAAGAAAACGGTAGTTGCCACAGAAACCCCAATCGTTAACGTCATGATTGCTATCACCATCGCCCAAAATGGCAGGTGTTTTTTGAAAATCTTCATCAGCAATGTCCCCTCACTCCTCCTAATATACTGAAATCGGTTGCGTTAGGCAACTGTTAAGGCCAGTCGAAATGGTGGCCGTTAATCCCCTTTCAAACGGGTACGTTTCAGGGTAACCGGTTTAGCCACCCCATCAAAGTCAACATAGAACCGCGGGCTGACGCCAAAAAGGGTGCGGAGAAAGATTCCCCGCACCCTTTTAAAGGCAATTGCTTATTTAGCGTGAATGGCGTTCTTAGTAGAACCCGTCGTCAAAATATCGTGGAAGTTATCGTAACTAATGCTGATCATATCTTGCAAAGCTGGTTCCGTGTAAGAACCAACGTGCGGCGTAATCAGGACCTTAGGGTTAGCCCGCAACAGGTCTTGGACCTCTTGATTAGGCACAGCGTCAACGCTGTCGAACTTCTTGCCTAAGATATTCACTTCGTCTTGCACAACGTCGGCACCGTAGCCGTCAATTTGACCATCGTCCAAGCCCTTTAAGATGGCTGGGATGTTGGACAATTCACCACGCGCGGTGTTAATCAACACGGCACCCTTCTTCATTTGAGAAACGAAGGTGGCGTCGACCAGGTTTTCGTTCTTACCTGGGAAGTAAGGCACGTGAATGGAAACAATGTCACTTTGCTTAAGCAAGTCTGGCAGATCCATCAATTCAGCTAATTCCTTGGCAGCGTCAGATGGGTATGGGTCGTAAGCAACAACCTTGGCACCCAAAGCCTTGTACAACTTAGCTTCCGTGTAACCGATCCGACCGATACCTACGATACCAACGGTGGCCGTATGGATTTCCTTGCTGAACATTGCTGGGGAAATGGTGAAGTCGGCTTGGCGCGTTTGGCTAATGCCCAAGTTTACGTGACGGAAAAGGGTCATGCCCAAGGTAAAGGCTAATTCGGCAACGGCGTATGGGGAGTAGCCTGGTACTCGCGCCATTTCGATACCTAAATCAGCGGCAGCCTGCAGGTCCATGTGGTTAAATCCAACGGAACGGGTGAAAACGTACTTGATGCCCCAGCTGGCAAACTTTTCCAAGTTCTGGCGGTCGGCAACACAGTTCCCACGAACCAACACGGCGTCGGCACCCTTAGATGCTTCGGCGTTATCGTGAGTTAAAAGGTCTTCAACGTAGGTCATTTCAAAGTCATACTTGTTCAATTCATC belongs to Levilactobacillus yonginensis and includes:
- a CDS encoding 2-hydroxyacid dehydrogenase, coding for MVKITSYGVRPIERPYFDELNKYDFEMTYVEDLLTHDNAEASKGADAVLVRGNCVADRQNLEKFASWGIKYVFTRSVGFNHMDLQAAADLGIEMARVPGYSPYAVAELAFTLGMTLFRHVNLGISQTRQADFTISPAMFSKEIHTATVGIVGIGRIGYTEAKLYKALGAKVVAYDPYPSDAAKELAELMDLPDLLKQSDIVSIHVPYFPGKNENLVDATFVSQMKKGAVLINTARGELSNIPAILKGLDDGQIDGYGADVVQDEVNILGKKFDSVDAVPNQEVQDLLRANPKVLITPHVGSYTEPALQDMISISYDNFHDILTTGSTKNAIHAK
- a CDS encoding GNAT family N-acetyltransferase, translating into MSLIYIRRAQPTDIPAIIPIIAHAKAQLKASGSPQWQDGYPNESAIATDIDHQNGWVLLVDGQIAGTATLIIGDDPNYHRIDGAWANTTDPYATIHRIALGAGFTGKHLSHYFFSNLLTMAYQAGVRNFRVDTHAMNQQMQALATSLGYQYRGLVNANGVRRAYELNLTTSD
- a CDS encoding ATP-binding protein; amino-acid sequence: MKIFKKHLPFWAMVIAIMTLTIGVSVATTVFLIHRDTVTENKQAIQSRILKIAKSTAKMTEVQRVIAASNAGASADLQTYIKPLVRRDDVDFIVVMNHDLIRLSHPHSQDVGHHFSSLADPAPALQGRTRYSTKPGVLGPEYRVFYPVRTHGKIIGVVCVGVTQQNLNQQLQHKTRPILIGGLLGLLVGLILSVLLGMYLRYLLLGMEPSEISEQTAQQALIDNSLPEGVIAINRDGVVISANHTAQTLFGRELVVNQVLPVDLRETLFTGAAVTQAATGGIEASFRDKQLLLSTNDLLVRGKQIGQVCLIRDMSEISGLIDKLAGTEHYVSSLRGQTHEFMNQLQVINGLLELEEYPRALEFVGQITDNYHHDIGYVTDKIKWPAMIGLILGKSKEAKEQGIAFKVAENASVPQVTFDGKVEVLLLRIVSNLLDNAIGAIRQPDDQSLISLKLVLTGSRLQIVVSDTGSGIAPDVRQQMFTQGFSTKGPHRGYGMGIIHAAVTALHGQLAITDNQPYGTIMTVLVETKEALK
- a CDS encoding response regulator, with protein sequence MKILIIEDDPMVRLINHKFLDRIPQLASATVTECESAVAALDLADLDEYALILLDMYLPQVSGTEFLAELLKRQLHPQVIMMTAANDQQTLKEAVNYGVLDFLIKPFSFDRFEQAMAKFTRLQVVDDKHTVSQTDLDSLFQGMTATVQPETSRDLPKGLAKLSLKRIVQTLRQFDAEFSNQDVADQTGLSRVSTKKYVDFLTEIGFLGSRIVYQNSGRPLTKFRVDGQGEATLNEYLS